The stretch of DNA TTTCAACAGAGACGCCAGAACTACGGTTTGAGAATGAGCCCACCGGATACGCTGTCCGAAAAATATCTTCTCGGTTGCAGTCTTTTCATCATAAACATAGACCTTATCTCCATAATCTACAAAAATACCTTCTTTCGCCAGTAAAACTTCCATTTCCTTATCTTCGGCGAAAGTCGTACATTTTCCAATGTTTTCTTTTATCCAGTTAAAATCGAAAACGATGCCAGACCCGATAATGGCTGAAGAAAAACCGGCATTCACATGCCCTTTCCTGTAAATCGTATTGTTTATCTCTTCGGCAACAGCATCCCATACCGCGACAGAAGTATTACAGTTTTTCCAGGTCCGGTGTAATTGCAAAGCAATATCTTCCCGGGAGACATTGTTAACCTGCTTCAAAAAATCTTTACCAACTATATTATCGGCATCCAAAATAATAACCTTATCATATCCTTCTATCCGGTCCAAAGCAAACTTGATGGCTTTCGACTTTAAACTTTGCTTAAAATCCGGTATTAATAATTTTACAGGCAATTCGGATAAAATCCGGTTTGTTTCATCCGTCATTTTATCAGATACCACTACAACCTTATATCTATCTTGTGGATAATCCTGATCCAGGAACTTACAGACCGAGTCCAATATAACAGCATCTTCCTTATAAGCAGGAAAAATAACGGCGAAAGATTGCAATGAAGTCTCATGCTTTTTACCTTTGGAGGTGCGTGGAAAAAAGGAATAAAATGTAAAATAGGCGTTATATAAAACATATAGCGCAATAACACAGAATATAAAATAATCTATAATCGTAAAAAGCATGTTTTCAATAAATTAATAAATTTACAACAAATATATATTATTTATTATAATCACAGAAAAGAAGTATATATCATTTTCCGTGTATTACTATTAAATCTTTTACTCATCGATAAAACCGATAACTTTTTTCATTTGATTTTCCCATGAAAGATTTTCAATGCTATTTCTTATCGCTTCCGGGGTATCTTTCACCTGACGCCGAAAATCTATAAGACGGGCAATATCAATAGGACTCTCATCCGCCGGAGCTTTGATTATATATGGTTTCTTTTCAAAATCACTATCGGTCTCGGAATATACGAAAGGAATACCCCGTGCGGCATACTCTCTGTTTTTCAATGTTTTTATAGAAGTAATACCGCTACGATGCCTGGCAAGGCTACCGATCCCCATATCGGCTTTTTCAAATAATTCATCCAACTCTTTACCATGTTTTGCACCATGTAAAATGACATACTTCTCCAAAGCGTATTGACGGATAAGCGTAAATATCTCTTTTCTTTCTCTTTCACCGAAGAAATCCCCTATCAAATGAAAATAAACCCTATAGGAAGGAGCATCTTTATAATAATGACCTAATCCTGCAATTAACCGATCAAATCCATGCCAGTAATGAATTTCCGCCACTCCTATAAGGTGCAATTCTTTCTGAATATCTCCGGAATTCTCTTTCAATTTTATACGGCTGAAATCAATCCCGTTCGATATACGGATCGTAGGAATCCCGAAAATGTCTTCATAATCGGAAAATGTAACGATACGATCGATATGATATTTCAAAAAACGTCTGAAACATTTATCGGCAAATAACTTCAAGTTTTTCTTGGCTCCTTTGTATTCCTGGTCATACGGGTAAGTAGGAATTTCCATTACGATATGTACCCCCATATCCCGCAACTGTTTCAGCATGTGCAAAACAACAGGTCTGGCATTATGAGCAGAACGTATATATACAAAATCAATATTATTTTGTCTTACATAATTCACAACCGAATTATATTCTATGCGTTTCAATATCTTCCCCTTTAAACCGCCGCCATAATCACCAATAACCTTATCATCTACCCGCCTTTGTTTATATCCGTTCTCATCGGTCAAATAACATAACTCCGTAGCAACGCCGCATGCTTTCAATGCGGTTACCTGATAATGTATCTTTTTACTAATCCCGTTCGCCGGATTAAATCCGTGAAAAATAAGAAATAAGGCTTTCATTTTATTTTTTGACAAATGATTTGAATAATAAAATAAGTAAATTTTTTCCGGTTACATATTCCCGATAACGGGATAAACAGTATTGAGCAATATGCAACCGATCCTTGAACGGCATTTTATAGGACAACCATACGGCGGCATTTAACATTCCTGACAGATATTTATCCATCGTCTCTTTTGTTTGGGGATGTTTTTCTACATATTTCAGCAATTCATCGGCTACAATAAAATAGCTGTCCATATTTCGAAGGGAGAACCGGTTTGTCATGATAGAATTTTCCCGTATTCTTCTTCTAAAAAAATTTTCATGAATGCACATTACCTTTTCTGCCTGTAAATAAAGAAGACCTGTAAAAAGCTGGTCTTCATGAATAATACCGGGATAAAACATCATTGTTTTGGTTTTAACAAAATCTGTCTTTATAAAATTAAGACACGCAGAAGGTGAATAAGCTTTATTATCCAGCAAAATATTCAGAACTTCAAGTCCTGTATAAATACGGTTCTCATCGGTATATTTATTTCGCTGATACGATAATCCCAAATCGCGGGCAGTATCCGGATTCAAAATGGCAGCATCAAAAAAAACAAAATCCAAATCATAATTTTGACATTTATCATAACACCGTTCCAATGCATCCGGCTCCAAATAATCATCGCTATCCATAAAATATAAATACTCGCCTTCGGCTTGTAAGATTCCGGCATTCCTGGAACAGGACAAACCTTGGTTATCTTGAGAGAAAACCTTTATACGATTATCCTGAAGAGATAATTTATTGATAATTTCGGGGCTTTTATCCGTGGAACCATCATTTATAACAAGTATCTCTATATCCCGAAGTGTCTGGCCGATTATCGAATTAATGGCGATCTCCACATATTCCCCGGTATTGTAAACGGGTACTATGACACTTACTTTAGGTATCTCTTTCATAACAATAAATTATTTGTCCGTATGATTTTTATTTAAGAATTTTAAATTACGGAACCTATCCGATAAATCATATTCTTTACTCCACTGGGTATATATAAAAAACACCAGCAGAGAAACGATAATCTTCGCTGCCAGGCTTATATAAATAGACATATAGTCTATCCATAAGGACAGTACATACAACAATATTATCATACAGACGCTAAGAATCACAGGAGTAATAAACTGTTTCCAAAAATTACTCATAGACATCCTAAATGTCACTTTATACATCGTAAGATAACACTGGAGAAAATTCAATACAACAGCAATGCTCATAAATACAGCTACAATCTCCAGTTTTCCGAAACCAAAAACGCCCACACAAATGGCAGATACGGATGAGAAGGCCGAGAATACGCCGCATATAAACAAAGACCGTGTATCATTCCCAGCCTGGAATAAAGCACCGGAAGTATTCAACAATATCTGTAACCCTACCGTAACGGATAAAATACGAAATACCGGAACAGAGGGCAACCATTGTCCGCCGAAAATAATCAGCGTAATTTCCCGGGCAGTAAAAAAAAGAAAAACCGATAAAGGGAAGCCGATATAAGCCAGAAAATGGATAATCTTCTCGTAGGATAACAACATTTTAGTTTTATCTTTCTGCATTTCCGAAAAAACAGGATGCATAACAGGCCCTAATACATGCGAAACATTTTGCAAAGGCAGCATCATCAAACGGTAGGATTTTTCATAATATCCCAACGGAGCCATACCCATATATTTTCCTATAATGAGTTTATCCATATTCTTTCCTGCATAATTAAGCAGATTGAATAAAAACTGGTACAAGGAATAATTGGAGATTTTCCTGACCGGCTCCATATCGAGATGCCACCGGAAAGTCTGAGGATAACGGCGGATATTCAATATAAATATAAAAACAGACGATAAAACAGGATTAACGACGAGTGCATAGATGCCGGCTCCGAGATAAACGGAAAATATAGCTAAAATACCTGTACTGATCTGTACAAAGAAAGTTCTGCCCGCAATATACTTAAATTCTTTACGCTTATAAATAAGAGCATTGGGAACAATATTTACCGTTGCAAAAAAAAGATTAACAGAAAGAAGCTGGCAAATAACCGTCAATGTAGAATTGTTATAATAGCGGCCGATAAGCCAGGATAGACCAACGAATAGTAAAGAGATAAAGATACCGATCCAAAGTGTAAAAGTAAAAATAGCCGATATTTCCCGCTTATTCAGATCTTTATGCTGAATAATTGCCGGCCCTATTCCCATTTCGGAAAACGTACTGAAAAAAGCAATGATAACTGTAGCTATTGCGACAACACCAAAATCTTCAGGAACCAGCATACGTGAAAGTATTCCTGCGATCACCAACGAAATCAACATTCCCGAATATTTGGAGATTGCAGTATAAAATGCACCCGAAAATAAATCTTTTTTTACCGACATAAACTTATAATTTCATAGTCACTATGTATCCCATCCATCTAAATGCCGCTCAACAGCCTTTCTATTTATCTTTAAACAAATGTCAAACTCTTACCCACTCTCCTTTTTCCGGTTCATACCGTTTCACTACTCTGGCAGGATTTCCCACTGCAACACTATAATCCGGGATATTTTTGGTAACCACGCTTCCCGCTCCTATCTGACATCTTTTGCCTATATGCACTCCGGCCACGACTACGCAGTTAGCACCTATATGCGTATCTTCGTCTATCACCACCATCTTCTTATCTAATCCCTGATCTTTCGAGTTACGGGAACCATCTTTATAGGTATGATTAAATCCCGATATAAACACATGCTGTCCTAACCCGCAACCAGATTTAATAACAACCGGACCTATAACGACAGAACCTATACCTATTCTCACCTCATCGCCCAAAATCACATCGCCGGCACCATTGTTTATCGTAGTAAAGTCCTCAATGGTAGCACTATGTCCGACATCAAAACGATTCCATGGAAAAACATCTATTCTGGAACGCCGTGAACGAATGACCGTTCCTTTTCCTTTTTTATGCACAAACGGGTTAATAAACCATTTTACCCAAAGACGGGGCTTCGGATTTCTCTCTGGTACTATTAACCAGAGAATAAATCTCTTTATTTTATTATTTGCTTTTATCTTTTTCTTCAAACCGTCCATAAGGAAAAAATCATTTGTCTAAACATCACTAAATTTTCTTCGAAAAGGTTTCGTATATATCCAACAGCTTTTCGGCTGTTTTTTTCCAAGAAAAATATTTTATCCTTTCCAAACCATACAAAACCTGAGCATCATACAATTCGGGGGAAGATTCCAATTCGAGCATTTTTTCCGCTATCTCTTCGGGTGAACGGGGATCGACCAACATTCCTCCGTCCCCTACGATCTCAGGTATAGCAGACGTATTACTGGTTATAACAGGTGTGCCGCAAGCCATGGCTTCGAGAGAAGGAATACCGAAACTTTCCCGAAAAGATGTATATAAAAACGAAAATGCTCCGTTATACAGATACACCAAATCTTTATTAGGAATATACCCGGGAGAAAATAAATAAGGTTTTATCTCTTCTATATCTTGTTCTTTCAAAATAGTGTCTAATAATGTTTCTCTTAAATCCGCCACAAGTAAAGGGCGTTTCGCTGACGATTTCTTTAAATAAAGGCTATATGCTTTTAAAGTGCCAGCCGTATTTTTCTTAGGATCGGTGTTTCCCAAAAAGAAAAAATAGCCTGTTTCCGTTATATATTTGCGAACAACATCACTAACATTCTCAATAGGCTTAAAATGTGAGTTAAACCCGTTATATACGGCTATTATTTGATCAGCGGGTAATTGAAGAGTAGTTTGTATATGTCTGCACTCGAAATGAGACACCGTAATAATTTTCCGGCACTTAGGCAAAATACGGGGCACGACAAGTCTCCTGTATATACGTCCCATATTTTGATACCAGGACTTATTTTCATCTTGTCTCGGTTCCAAAAATATTATATCATGCAACGTGAGCACTAAAGGGACTTTGCAAAACAAAGGGGCGGTATTACTGGTGCAATGTAAACAATCGGGATTTATTTTAGAAACGGCCCGTGGCAAAGCAACTTGTTCCCATAAAGGATACGTAGGACAAGAAATTTCTATAATATGAAAATTCTCACATCCGGACAGGCATCGGTCTTCACCGGGACTAACCAGAATGTAGTATTCGTTTTCTTTATCTATTTTTTGCAGCTCCCGTATCGTTTCCAGGACTACAAAATCCATCCCATGCTTATTAGGGCGGAAAATACGTTGGGCTTCAATTGCTATTTTCACGGTACTTCAATTATTCGTCATGAGGAGTATGAACAAACGTCTTATGGGAACGGAATATGCGAAAATGATTAAAAAACATAAGCATAAACAGAACCGGCACATAAAAAAGCGCTTTTAACAACCGCTTATTTACAAGATAGTCCGGAATAGCCAAAGCAAATGTCACGCATAAAACACCAAATAAAATGAACCATTTTATCGACATATAAAAACTGAATGGCAATAATAAACACGCTATAATAAGAATACTGCCAAAAAGCATTACCCTGGGAGGCATAATCCACTGGAACAATTTATTACAATAATCCCAGTTCCCGTTAAATAACGCTTTGGGTAATGCCCGGGCTCCTAAAAACAAGTTATGTACCTGACTGAACAACCATCTTTTTCTTTGTTCGTAGAACTGTGAACTTTTCTTTACTTTTTCATCATAGGTATGGATATCGGCCAGATATTCTATATAGATATTTTGTTTCAACAATAATACTTCCAGTTGTTTGTCTTCTCCTACCGAATCGGCGTTATATATAATCTTTCTGAAAATATCGTATTCGAAAGCCATTCCTGAACCGATGAGACCGGCAGAGAAACCCAATTTAGTATGTCCTTTCCGGAAAATAGAATTATTCATTTCCTCACTCACCGCATCCAGTACCGCAACACTCGTATTCATATTTTTGGCAACGCGATGCGTCTGGACGGCAGAGCAACCTGAATAAAATGCATTATTAAGGTGTTCAAGGAAATCGGGATCGACCAGATTATCTGCATCCAGAACGACAACCATATCATATTCCGGTTTATTTTCCGCGATGTAATCGGTTGCTTTTTGAAGGGCGCGTATTTTCGTATGGCATGTTTCATCCACAGTTATTACTGTGGCGGACAAAGCTTCCAATGCCTTATTCGTTTCATCTTTCATTTCGGCCGAAATGACAAAAACGTCATAATTTTCCCTGGGATATTTTTGTAAGAAAAAATCTTTTACCGAATTTACTATGACTTTATCCTCCATATATGCAGGGAACAAAACAGCAAATTTATACTTCTTAGCAGCAGGGGGATACTTATTTTCTGATTTACCCACAGATTTTGCGGCAAAGACAAATAAATATAACACAAAAATAGCGAATATCAAGAATAGCACTGCATCTGCTATCCTGAAAATATACTCACCGTTTTCTAAATTAAATAAAGACTCGATGTCCATGAATTTATGCGATTAATTGTTTTGTTACATCCTTTTCTTTTTCCAAATAAGGACTCTTTAATATAATTGCCAGGAATATGAAGGCAATAAACATAGTCGGGAATTGCCCCCAGAAAGGATTCCCGTATGCACTTACGAACATGCCGAAAATACCACACAACATACCGGAGAGAATTCCGCGTTGTTCCTTATTTTTAATTTTAAACATAATGATTAAAGCACACTTTATCATTACAATTATCAAACCTCCCAAATACAAAATCGCACCTACTATACCCGTTTCCACCCACACTTTTACATACCAAGAGTCATTGGGTATATTGGTCGTAAAACGATATGAAATATCCCGGTTCTCTACACCGGAAAGCCCCAGTCCTTCACCGAACGGTTTGTGTTTAAGATATTCGGCTAATTTCTTCTGGTTATCCCGGCGAACATTAAAAGAAGCATCGTTAGTAGGCTGAAATGCGCTTCTCATCCGTCGTATCATACCGTTGCCTTGTCCAATAGTAGTATAGGCAAAAAAAACGTATACAAACGCCAATAATATTGTACCTGTTAAAAAGGCTTTGAAATTCTTACTTATCAAAACAAATAAAGCCAGGCCCGCCAACGGCACGATCATGGCGCCTCTCGTCCCGGAAAGGAACATGCCATATATGGCAAATCCGGAAATAATAGCGTAAAAAATCTTCAAACCATAATTTTTTACATAAAAAGCGAGTATTCCCAATGTTACTCCCGCAGCCCCCATATTGGGTCCGAAATTACCGGCATCGGTAAAGAAAGAGAAATAACGGGTTCCGGTTCCTATGATATGGGTTACCGAACCGCCGTTCGCCAACCAGCGTTTTTCTACGAAATCGAATCCCCAGTACTTTTGCATCATTGCCTTCAATACGGCCAGCATGGTAAAACACGCATACAAAAAAATCAGGACACGGATTTGTTTATAATCTGTTATTACCAAAGAAACAATAATAGATAAAAAAAGCCCATTAAAAATGAGACCCCGGGACAGGATCCACGCTTGTACCATCCCTGACGGATTTACAATTTCTAAAACGCAATATACCATCCAGACGAAACTGAATATGACAAGTGCATTCCATGCCGATCTCCATTCTATATTACGGTTACACGAACTATGTATACATATCAATACCAGTTCACTCACCAATAAGGCATCCATGACAACACTGATTCCTTCGATGGTATAATAACGATGTATACCCATCAAAAAATAATTCAAAGTAAAGATCAGGTACAATAGAATAACCGGATATTGCAGAATAGATAACAGGGTTATAATGACAATGGGGAAAATAATAATTCCGGCCGATAAAGGT from Barnesiella propionica encodes:
- a CDS encoding lipopolysaccharide biosynthesis protein — its product is MSVKKDLFSGAFYTAISKYSGMLISLVIAGILSRMLVPEDFGVVAIATVIIAFFSTFSEMGIGPAIIQHKDLNKREISAIFTFTLWIGIFISLLFVGLSWLIGRYYNNSTLTVICQLLSVNLFFATVNIVPNALIYKRKEFKYIAGRTFFVQISTGILAIFSVYLGAGIYALVVNPVLSSVFIFILNIRRYPQTFRWHLDMEPVRKISNYSLYQFLFNLLNYAGKNMDKLIIGKYMGMAPLGYYEKSYRLMMLPLQNVSHVLGPVMHPVFSEMQKDKTKMLLSYEKIIHFLAYIGFPLSVFLFFTAREITLIIFGGQWLPSVPVFRILSVTVGLQILLNTSGALFQAGNDTRSLFICGVFSAFSSVSAICVGVFGFGKLEIVAVFMSIAVVLNFLQCYLTMYKVTFRMSMSNFWKQFITPVILSVCMIILLYVLSLWIDYMSIYISLAAKIIVSLLVFFIYTQWSKEYDLSDRFRNLKFLNKNHTDK
- a CDS encoding glycosyltransferase family 4 protein, whose amino-acid sequence is MKIAIEAQRIFRPNKHGMDFVVLETIRELQKIDKENEYYILVSPGEDRCLSGCENFHIIEISCPTYPLWEQVALPRAVSKINPDCLHCTSNTAPLFCKVPLVLTLHDIIFLEPRQDENKSWYQNMGRIYRRLVVPRILPKCRKIITVSHFECRHIQTTLQLPADQIIAVYNGFNSHFKPIENVSDVVRKYITETGYFFFLGNTDPKKNTAGTLKAYSLYLKKSSAKRPLLVADLRETLLDTILKEQDIEEIKPYLFSPGYIPNKDLVYLYNGAFSFLYTSFRESFGIPSLEAMACGTPVITSNTSAIPEIVGDGGMLVDPRSPEEIAEKMLELESSPELYDAQVLYGLERIKYFSWKKTAEKLLDIYETFSKKI
- a CDS encoding glycosyltransferase family protein, encoding MKALFLIFHGFNPANGISKKIHYQVTALKACGVATELCYLTDENGYKQRRVDDKVIGDYGGGLKGKILKRIEYNSVVNYVRQNNIDFVYIRSAHNARPVVLHMLKQLRDMGVHIVMEIPTYPYDQEYKGAKKNLKLFADKCFRRFLKYHIDRIVTFSDYEDIFGIPTIRISNGIDFSRIKLKENSGDIQKELHLIGVAEIHYWHGFDRLIAGLGHYYKDAPSYRVYFHLIGDFFGERERKEIFTLIRQYALEKYVILHGAKHGKELDELFEKADMGIGSLARHRSGITSIKTLKNREYAARGIPFVYSETDSDFEKKPYIIKAPADESPIDIARLIDFRRQVKDTPEAIRNSIENLSWENQMKKVIGFIDE
- a CDS encoding glycosyltransferase family 2 protein: MGKSENKYPPAAKKYKFAVLFPAYMEDKVIVNSVKDFFLQKYPRENYDVFVISAEMKDETNKALEALSATVITVDETCHTKIRALQKATDYIAENKPEYDMVVVLDADNLVDPDFLEHLNNAFYSGCSAVQTHRVAKNMNTSVAVLDAVSEEMNNSIFRKGHTKLGFSAGLIGSGMAFEYDIFRKIIYNADSVGEDKQLEVLLLKQNIYIEYLADIHTYDEKVKKSSQFYEQRKRWLFSQVHNLFLGARALPKALFNGNWDYCNKLFQWIMPPRVMLFGSILIIACLLLPFSFYMSIKWFILFGVLCVTFALAIPDYLVNKRLLKALFYVPVLFMLMFFNHFRIFRSHKTFVHTPHDE
- a CDS encoding acyltransferase — translated: MDGLKKKIKANNKIKRFILWLIVPERNPKPRLWVKWFINPFVHKKGKGTVIRSRRSRIDVFPWNRFDVGHSATIEDFTTINNGAGDVILGDEVRIGIGSVVIGPVVIKSGCGLGQHVFISGFNHTYKDGSRNSKDQGLDKKMVVIDEDTHIGANCVVVAGVHIGKRCQIGAGSVVTKNIPDYSVAVGNPARVVKRYEPEKGEWVRV
- a CDS encoding O-antigen ligase family protein, whose translation is MIDLTDNYNIATNWKQWLRLTLFLGLVGIVIAFSTGNIPLSAGIIIFPIVIITLLSILQYPVILLYLIFTLNYFLMGIHRYYTIEGISVVMDALLVSELVLICIHSSCNRNIEWRSAWNALVIFSFVWMVYCVLEIVNPSGMVQAWILSRGLIFNGLFLSIIVSLVITDYKQIRVLIFLYACFTMLAVLKAMMQKYWGFDFVEKRWLANGGSVTHIIGTGTRYFSFFTDAGNFGPNMGAAGVTLGILAFYVKNYGLKIFYAIISGFAIYGMFLSGTRGAMIVPLAGLALFVLISKNFKAFLTGTILLAFVYVFFAYTTIGQGNGMIRRMRSAFQPTNDASFNVRRDNQKKLAEYLKHKPFGEGLGLSGVENRDISYRFTTNIPNDSWYVKVWVETGIVGAILYLGGLIIVMIKCALIIMFKIKNKEQRGILSGMLCGIFGMFVSAYGNPFWGQFPTMFIAFIFLAIILKSPYLEKEKDVTKQLIA
- a CDS encoding glycosyltransferase yields the protein MLFTIIDYFIFCVIALYVLYNAYFTFYSFFPRTSKGKKHETSLQSFAVIFPAYKEDAVILDSVCKFLDQDYPQDRYKVVVVSDKMTDETNRILSELPVKLLIPDFKQSLKSKAIKFALDRIEGYDKVIILDADNIVGKDFLKQVNNVSREDIALQLHRTWKNCNTSVAVWDAVAEEINNTIYRKGHVNAGFSSAIIGSGIVFDFNWIKENIGKCTTFAEDKEMEVLLAKEGIFVDYGDKVYVYDEKTATEKIFFGQRIRWAHSQTVVLASLLKAMKSGAINKNMVDKFFQWIPFPKQIRFITAVLFAVIWSFVSFPVSVKWWSLIFLEMVIFAIAIPFEMYNRALFMSLLKLPVLICVSVRSYVGACIRMYRKDMSFNNTPHQNVSSDE
- a CDS encoding glycosyltransferase: MKEIPKVSVIVPVYNTGEYVEIAINSIIGQTLRDIEILVINDGSTDKSPEIINKLSLQDNRIKVFSQDNQGLSCSRNAGILQAEGEYLYFMDSDDYLEPDALERCYDKCQNYDLDFVFFDAAILNPDTARDLGLSYQRNKYTDENRIYTGLEVLNILLDNKAYSPSACLNFIKTDFVKTKTMMFYPGIIHEDQLFTGLLYLQAEKVMCIHENFFRRRIRENSIMTNRFSLRNMDSYFIVADELLKYVEKHPQTKETMDKYLSGMLNAAVWLSYKMPFKDRLHIAQYCLSRYREYVTGKNLLILLFKSFVKK